The Filimonas lacunae genomic sequence ATCCGACAGAAGTTTATCCGCACCTCCCAAACCCGTTTAGCCATTACCAAAACCTTCCCGAACAACTTTTCGGTACAGGTAGCAGGCACCCGCAGCGATTTTGAAACCTTTACCCCACTTCCACCCAAAGATATTTTCTCTTTAAACTCCAAAGGCTCTATTGTAAATGCAGAAGCCAGCATTAAACTACGCTACGCCCCCGGAGAAAAGCTGATAAAAACGCACCGCCGGTCACATTCGCTGAAAAACTGGATGCCGGTAACAGAGCTGAAATACAGCATAGCCCGTCCTAACATGATGGGAAGCGAGTATACTTACGACAAAATACAGATGAGTGTAAGTCAGAATTTCCGCATTCCACGCTGGGGGCAGGTGAGTTATATGGCTTATGGAGGCCGTGTGTTTGGCCAGCAAATACCTTTTATGCTACTGGAAATTCATCCTGGCAACGAAATATACTACTACAGCAAAGATGCTTTTAACCTGATGAACCGTTTTGAGTACATCAGCGACCGGTATGCCGGCATTAACCTGGAACATAATTTTGAGAAGAAACTATTGAATATCATTCCTTTCATGCGCAAAACCCGTATGCGTCAATTCTGGAACTTTAAAACTGTATGGGGTAATCTGGGTAAGGAAAACCGGGGCTTCAACCGTATTGAATATGGCGCTTACCACCTGCGTACGCTGGATGGCAACCGTTATACAGAAGTAGGTACCGGGTTGGATAACATCTATAAATTCTTCCGTATAGACTTTGTATGGCGCTTTGCTCCACCAGTAAAAACGCCTACTTTACCAGGTTACGTACAGCAACGTTTTGGTGTATTCGGCAGCTTTAAGCTTCAGTTTTAACCGGCTCAGACTGCTTTTTAGTCCGGAACGAGAAGTAACGTTGGCTCACATAACTAAAGGTGATAACAACTACACAGTTTGCCGCCATGGCCGGTGTAGGATACCAGCCCAGGTTTTCGATAAAGAATTTCAGCAACACGTAGTTGAGCATAAAGCTGCCAGCCACCACCAGCAGGTAACGGAACAATTGTATGCGCCGGCGCAAATGCGATTCGGGGAATACCACATACAAGCTCAGGTAAAAGCCTAAAGGAAAAGTGATACAAAACTGCAGTACATAAGCAGCTATATAAGAGGTCATGGCCAGTCCAAAAGGCAGCTGTACAATTTCGTTATTGAAAATAAAGTTGTGGGCTATAGACAGTAATGCAATACTTAATACCGTATTTCCCCCACCGCAAACCGCATAACGGAATGTTTGCAGGGGCATTATCTTTTTAAAAAGCGGATAAAATGCATCTATTATTTTCAGAATGAATCCGCGTATCTGGTGGTGCAATTGCCTCATAAATGCCCGTGAAGATAAGGCAATTTTCAACCTGTCAATTTACATCGCTATTTTTGCCAGCCAAATAAAGAATCATGAGTATAGTAGCCCAGATAAAACAGGTAGCAGCAGCAGCGCTTAAAGAATTGTATCAGCAGGATATAGCTGAACAGGATATTACTATCAATGCCACCAAACCTGAATTTACCGGCGATTATACTATTGTTTTATTTGGTTTTGTAAAGCAACTGCGAAAATCGCCCGACGAACTGGGCGAGCAGCTGGGCGCCCTGTTGGTAAAAAACCACCCGGATCTCTTCAGCAGTTTTAACGTTATTAAAGGCTTTTTAAACCTGGAAGTAAGCACCCCATGGTGGGTAAATTTCCTGGAACAGCAATATAAAAACCCCGCCTACGGCACCCAGCCTGCCAATGGCAGCAAGGTGATGGTGGAATATTCCTCCCCTAATACCAACAAGCCTTTACACCTGGGTCACCTCAGAAATAACTTTTTAGGCTGGAGCATTGCCGCCATCCTGGAAGCCAATGGACACGAGGTGGTAAAAACATGCGTGGTAAACGACCGGGGCATTCACATTTGTAAAAGC encodes the following:
- a CDS encoding GtrA family protein gives rise to the protein MRQLHHQIRGFILKIIDAFYPLFKKIMPLQTFRYAVCGGGNTVLSIALLSIAHNFIFNNEIVQLPFGLAMTSYIAAYVLQFCITFPLGFYLSLYVVFPESHLRRRIQLFRYLLVVAGSFMLNYVLLKFFIENLGWYPTPAMAANCVVVITFSYVSQRYFSFRTKKQSEPVKTEA